A stretch of the Archangium violaceum genome encodes the following:
- a CDS encoding tRNA-binding protein, whose amino-acid sequence MSEPSASTPAPPISFEHFLGVDIRVGRVVSASLNPKARKPAYVLVIDFGPLGQRTTSAQITANYRPEQLVGRQVVAVCNFPPKNVAGVTSEVLVLAAVCPDRGTVLLSPDQPVSEGVRIL is encoded by the coding sequence ATGAGCGAGCCATCCGCCTCCACTCCCGCCCCTCCCATCTCCTTCGAGCACTTCCTCGGCGTGGACATCCGGGTGGGGCGCGTGGTGTCGGCGTCGCTCAACCCCAAGGCCCGCAAGCCCGCCTACGTGCTCGTCATCGACTTCGGGCCGCTCGGCCAGCGCACCACCTCCGCGCAGATCACCGCCAACTACCGCCCCGAGCAGCTCGTGGGGCGGCAGGTGGTGGCCGTCTGCAACTTCCCGCCCAAGAACGTGGCGGGAGTCACCTCCGAAGTGCTCGTGCTGGCCGCGGTGTGCCCTGATCGGGGGACGGTGCTCCTGTCCCCGGATCAGCCCGTGAGCGAGGGCGTGCGCATCCTCTGA